In one Poecilia reticulata strain Guanapo linkage group LG8, Guppy_female_1.0+MT, whole genome shotgun sequence genomic region, the following are encoded:
- the ppfia3 gene encoding liprin-alpha-3 isoform X1 yields the protein MMCEVMPTISEDGRGGGGGGGSGGSSSPAGGAGGMGGYGSRDPRSGGGGGGGGVGGGGGGGSDEGGSSGNLESLMVNMLTERERLLESLRETQDSLGTAHLRLRELGHEKESLQRQLSIALPQEFAVLTKELNLCREQLLEREEEIAELKAERNNTRLLLEHLECLVARHERSLRMTVVKRLTQSQTGVSSEVEVLKALKSLFEHHKALDEKVRERLRVALERVAVLEEELQSSSQEVVSLKEQVKRRQQGLENGKERLPNGPASILDDADIDRQREGEIERQRSELGQLKERLALMCRQVGEIEEQLTSARRELARSEEANQKLQRDLKEALCQREDMEERITTLERRYLSAQREATSLHDIKDKLENELASKESLHRQSEEKNRQLQERLDDAKQKLQQTLQRAETLPEIEAQLAQRVAALNKAEERHGNFEERLRQMEAQLEEKNQELQRARQRERMNDEHNKRLSDTVDKLLSESNERLQLHLKERMAALEEKNALSEELSNMKKLQDDLLANKDQLIAELERLQLEVDQLRARPGGSYSSRSLPGSALELRYSHGGGSLPAGSTTHLDAFGNASGGGVGRRSHRARWSTAHEDSSKYPDWESGALLGTGYEQSMDVGCSDDEDDGEPRFELLSPSGQTDVQTLAIMLQKQLEAINKEIKLIQEEKENTELRAEEIESRVSVALDSPPTHPSSLGRDGTGRGFIPSSITSSTLASPSPPSSGHSTPRLPHSPARESDRQNNKEDDRSLALLDSTPPPTPRALRLDRMTLTHPGAMLDDPREFRSLSADGSSSNSSQDSLHKSSKKKSIKSSIGRLFGKKEKGRLGQPGRDESASLASTPSEDLGSGDAMGINKTGTLGPADKDRRSKKKHELLEEACRQGLPFASWDGPTVVSWLELWVGMPAWYVAACRANVKSGAIMANLSDTEIQREIGISNPLHRLKLRLAIQEMVSLTSPSAPASTRSSTSNVWMTHAEMESLNAATKPPELKEFSWDQILAYGDMNHEWVGNDWLPSLGLPQYRSYFMESLVDARMLDHLTKKELRGQLKMVDSFHRVSLHYGIMCLKRLNYDRKELERRREDSVHQNKDVMVWSNERVMCWVQSVGLKEYADNLRESGVHGALLALDDTFDYTDLALLLQIPNQNTQARQVLEQEYNSLISMGTERRPDEDGTKTFTRSPSWRKMFREKDLRGVTSDSAETLPANFRASAISTPSVTLRKVQSDAASSGARGESASVRTYSC from the exons ATGATGTGCGAGGTGATGCCCACCATCTCAGAGGACGGCCGTGGAGGCGGCGGCGGTGGCGGCAGCGGTGGCTCGTCCTCTCCAGCGGGGGGCGCCGGCGGGATGGGAGGCTACGGAAGCAGAGATCCTCGcagtggcggcggcggcggcggtggaggagtaggcggaggaggaggaggaggaagtgatgAAGGGGGAAGCTCTGGTAACTTGGAGTCGCTGATGGTGAACATGCTGACGGAGCGGGAGAGGCTGCTGGAGAGCCTGAGGGAGACGCAGGACAGCCTGGGGACGGCGCACCTTCGCCTGCGAGAGCTGGGCCACGAGAAGGAGTCCCTGCAGAGGCAGCTGTCCATCGCCCTGCCACAG GAGTTTGCGGTTCTGACCAAAGAGCTGAACCTTTGCCGGGAACAGCTGCTGGAGAGGGAAGAGGAGATCGCCGAGCTGAAGGCGGAGCGAAACAACACACGG CTGCTCCTGGAACATCTGGAgtgcctggtggcccgccacgAGCGCAGCCTGAGGATGACTGTGGTGAAGAGGCTGACCCAGTCTCAGACCGGCGTCTCCAGCGAGGTGGAAGTCCTCAAAGCCCTCAAGTCGTTGTTTGAGCACCACAAAGCGCTGGATGAGAAGGTGCGGGAACGGCTACGGGTGGCGCTGGAGCGCGTGGCGGTCCtagaagaagagctgcagtCTTCCTCCCAAGAG gTCGTGTCTTTGAAGGAACAAGTGAAGCGAAGGCAGCAAGGACTAGAGAACGGCAAAGAG cgCCTTCCCAACGGACCGGCGTCCATCTTGGATGACGCCGACATCGACCGGCAGAGAGAGGGCGAGATCGAGCGGCAGAGATCGGAGCTGGGGCAGCTGAAGGAGAGGCTGGCTCTCATGTGCAGACAG GTTGGTGAGATCGAGGAGCAGCTGACGTCGGCCAGGAGGGAGCTGGCCCGATCCGAGGAGGCCAACCAGAAGCTGCAGCGGGACCTGAAGGAG GCTCTTTGTCAGAGGGAGGACATGGAGGAGAGAATCACCACGTTGGAGCGCAG GTACCTGAGCGCCCAGCGGGAGGCGACGTCTCTCCACGACATTAAAGACAAGCTGGAGAACGAGTTGGCCAGCAAGGAGTCTCTGCACAGACAG AGCGAGGAGAAGAACCGGCAGCTGCAGGAGCGTCTGGACGACGCCaagcagaagctgcagcagacgCTGCAGCGGGCCGAGACGCTGCCGGAGATCGAGGCGCAGCTGGCGCAGAGAGTGGCCGCGCTCAACAAG GCGGAGGAGCGTCATGGCAACTTTGAGGAGCGGCTGCGACAGATGGAGGCACAACTGGAGGAGAAGAACCAGGAGCTACAGAGA GCGAGGCAGAGGGAGCGGATGAACGACGAACACAACAAGCGTCTCTCTGACACTGTGGACAAACTGCTGTCTGAGTCCAACGAGAGGCTGCAGCTCCACCTGAAGGAGAGGATGGCCGCTCTGGAGGAGAAG AACGCCCTTTCTGAGGAACTGTCCAACATGAAGAAGCTGCAGGACGATCTGCTAGCAAACAAG GATCAGCTGATCGCAGAGCTGGAGCGTCTTCAGCTGGAGGTGGACCAGCTCAGAGCCCGACCCGGAGGCTCCTACTCCAG CCGCTCTCTGCCAGGCAGCGCCCTGGAGCTGAGGTATTCCCATGGAGGCGGGTCGCTCCCGGCCGGCTCCACCACTCACCTGGATGCCTTCGGGAACGCCTCCGGCGGGGGGGTGGGCAGGCGGAGCCACAGGGCCCGCTGGAGCACCGCCCATGAGGACTCAAGCAAG TACCCAGACTGGGAGAGCGGGGCTCTGCTGGGAACCGGGTACGAGCAGAGCATGGACGTGGGCTGCTCCGACGACGAGGACGACGGCGAGCCTCGATTTGAGCTGCTGTCCCCCAGCGGACAGACAGACGTGCAAACCCTGGCCATCATGCTGCAGAAACAGCTGGAGGCCATCAATAAGGAGATCAA GCTGAtccaggaggagaaggagaacaCGGAGCTGCGAGCCGAGGAAATCGAGAGCCGGGTCAGCGTGGCGTTGGACAGCCCGCCCACACACCCCTCCTCTTTGGGCAGAGACGGCACGGGACGGGGCTTCATCCCATCATCCATCACGTCCTCCACCCTGGCCTCCCCGTCTCCCCCCAGCTCTGGACACTCCACCCCTCGCCTGCCTCACTCCCCGGCCCGCGAGTCCGATAGACAG AACAACAAAGAGGATGATCGATCTCTTGCTCTCCTCGACTCCACGCCTCCTCCGACTCCTCGCGCGCTGCGATTGGACAGAATGACCCTCACCCACCCGGGCGCCATGCTCGACGACCCCCGGGAGTTTCGCAG CCTTTCTGCAGACGGCAGCAGCTCCAACAGCAGCCAGGATTCTCTCCACAAGTCCAGCAAGAAGAAGAGCATCAAGTCTTCCATCGGCCGGCTTTTTGGGAAGAAGGAGAAAGGACGGCTGGGCCAACCTGGGCGTGATGAATCTGCCTCTCTTG CGTCTACGCCCTCTGAAGACCTCGGATCTGGAGACGCAATGGGGATAAACAAGACGGGAACTCTTGGTCCGGCAGATAAGGACCGTCGCAGCAAAAAGAA ACATGAACTTCTGGAAGAAGCTTGTCGCCAAGGACTTCCGTTTGCATCCTGGGATGGACCGACTGTTGTGTCTTGGTTAGAG CTGTGGGTCGGTATGCCCGCCTGGTACGTTGCGGCGTGTCGCGCTAACGTAAAGAGCGGCGCCATCATGGCCAACCTGTCGGACACGGAGATCCAGCGGGAGATCGGCATCAGTAACCCGCTGCACCGCCTCAAGCTGCGCCTGGCCATCCAGGAGATGGTGTCCCTCACCAGCCCGTCTGCCCCGGCCAGCACTCGCTCA TCCACCAGCAACGTGTGGATGACCCACGCGGAGATGGAGTCCCTGAACGCCGCCACCAAGCCTCCG GAACTGAAGGAGTTCAGCTGGGATCAG ATTCTGGCCTACGGCGACATGAATCATGAGTGGGTGGGCAACGACTGGCTGCCCAGCCTGGGCCTGCCCCAGTACCGCAGCTACTTCATGGAGTCGCTGGTGGACGCCCGCATGCTGGACCACCTGACCAAGAAGGAGCTGAGGGGACAGCTCAAGATGGTGGACAGCTTCCACAG GGTCAGTTTGCATTACGGCATCATGTGCCTGAAGCGCCTGAATTACGACCGAAAAGAGCTGGAGAGGCGGAGAGAGGACAGCGTCCACCAGAATAAAG ATGTGATGGTGTGGTCCAACGAGCGCGTGATGTGCTGGGTCCAGAGCGTCGGCCTGAAGGAGTACGCAGACAACCTCAGAGAGAGCGGCGTCCACGGCGCGCTGCTGGCTCTGGACGACACCTTTGACTACACCGACCTGGccctgctgctgcagatccCCAATCAGAACACGCAG GCCAGACAGGTTCTGGAGCAGGAGTACAACTCCCTCATCTCCATGGGAACGGAGAGACGACCCGATGAG GATGGAACGAAGACGTTCACCCGCTCGCCCTCCTGGAGGAAGATGTTCAGGGAGAAAGACCTCCGGGGCGTGACCTCCGACTCCGCCGAGACGCTGCCCGCTAACTTCCGTGCCTCAGCCATCTCCACGCCCTCCGTCACCCTGAGGAAGGTTCAGAGCGACG CAGCTAGCTCTGGTGCCCGGGGTGAATCTGCCTCAGTGAGGACGTACTCCTGTTGA
- the ppfia3 gene encoding liprin-alpha-3 isoform X3, with the protein MMCEVMPTISEDGRGGGGGGGSGGSSSPAGGAGGMGGYGSRDPRSGGGGGGGGVGGGGGGGSDEGGSSGNLESLMVNMLTERERLLESLRETQDSLGTAHLRLRELGHEKESLQRQLSIALPQEFAVLTKELNLCREQLLEREEEIAELKAERNNTRLLLEHLECLVARHERSLRMTVVKRLTQSQTGVSSEVEVLKALKSLFEHHKALDEKVRERLRVALERVAVLEEELQSSSQEVVSLKEQVKRRQQGLENGKERLPNGPASILDDADIDRQREGEIERQRSELGQLKERLALMCRQVGEIEEQLTSARRELARSEEANQKLQRDLKEALCQREDMEERITTLERRYLSAQREATSLHDIKDKLENELASKESLHRQSEEKNRQLQERLDDAKQKLQQTLQRAETLPEIEAQLAQRVAALNKAEERHGNFEERLRQMEAQLEEKNQELQRARQRERMNDEHNKRLSDTVDKLLSESNERLQLHLKERMAALEEKNALSEELSNMKKLQDDLLANKDQLIAELERLQLEVDQLRARPGGSYSSRSLPGSALELRYSHGGGSLPAGSTTHLDAFGNASGGGVGRRSHRARWSTAHEDSSKYPDWESGALLGTGYEQSMDVGCSDDEDDGEPRFELLSPSGQTDVQTLAIMLQKQLEAINKEIKLIQEEKENTELRAEEIESRVSVALDSPPTHPSSLGRDGTGRGFIPSSITSSTLASPSPPSSGHSTPRLPHSPARESDRQNNKEDDRSLALLDSTPPPTPRALRLDRMTLTHPGAMLDDPREFRSLSADGSSSNSSQDSLHKSSKKKSIKSSIGRLFGKKEKGRLGQPGRDESASLASTPSEDLGSGDAMGINKTGTLGPADKDRRSKKKHELLEEACRQGLPFASWDGPTVVSWLELWVGMPAWYVAACRANVKSGAIMANLSDTEIQREIGISNPLHRLKLRLAIQEMVSLTSPSAPASTRSSTSNVWMTHAEMESLNAATKPPAIVLSISLFLRELLQTNYPFTNTLFLTFVLFSCCCCCCDLSLFCFSSFIPPSVHTASYLPSPPLHSLRLPLFLPRLFSPRCRN; encoded by the exons ATGATGTGCGAGGTGATGCCCACCATCTCAGAGGACGGCCGTGGAGGCGGCGGCGGTGGCGGCAGCGGTGGCTCGTCCTCTCCAGCGGGGGGCGCCGGCGGGATGGGAGGCTACGGAAGCAGAGATCCTCGcagtggcggcggcggcggcggtggaggagtaggcggaggaggaggaggaggaagtgatgAAGGGGGAAGCTCTGGTAACTTGGAGTCGCTGATGGTGAACATGCTGACGGAGCGGGAGAGGCTGCTGGAGAGCCTGAGGGAGACGCAGGACAGCCTGGGGACGGCGCACCTTCGCCTGCGAGAGCTGGGCCACGAGAAGGAGTCCCTGCAGAGGCAGCTGTCCATCGCCCTGCCACAG GAGTTTGCGGTTCTGACCAAAGAGCTGAACCTTTGCCGGGAACAGCTGCTGGAGAGGGAAGAGGAGATCGCCGAGCTGAAGGCGGAGCGAAACAACACACGG CTGCTCCTGGAACATCTGGAgtgcctggtggcccgccacgAGCGCAGCCTGAGGATGACTGTGGTGAAGAGGCTGACCCAGTCTCAGACCGGCGTCTCCAGCGAGGTGGAAGTCCTCAAAGCCCTCAAGTCGTTGTTTGAGCACCACAAAGCGCTGGATGAGAAGGTGCGGGAACGGCTACGGGTGGCGCTGGAGCGCGTGGCGGTCCtagaagaagagctgcagtCTTCCTCCCAAGAG gTCGTGTCTTTGAAGGAACAAGTGAAGCGAAGGCAGCAAGGACTAGAGAACGGCAAAGAG cgCCTTCCCAACGGACCGGCGTCCATCTTGGATGACGCCGACATCGACCGGCAGAGAGAGGGCGAGATCGAGCGGCAGAGATCGGAGCTGGGGCAGCTGAAGGAGAGGCTGGCTCTCATGTGCAGACAG GTTGGTGAGATCGAGGAGCAGCTGACGTCGGCCAGGAGGGAGCTGGCCCGATCCGAGGAGGCCAACCAGAAGCTGCAGCGGGACCTGAAGGAG GCTCTTTGTCAGAGGGAGGACATGGAGGAGAGAATCACCACGTTGGAGCGCAG GTACCTGAGCGCCCAGCGGGAGGCGACGTCTCTCCACGACATTAAAGACAAGCTGGAGAACGAGTTGGCCAGCAAGGAGTCTCTGCACAGACAG AGCGAGGAGAAGAACCGGCAGCTGCAGGAGCGTCTGGACGACGCCaagcagaagctgcagcagacgCTGCAGCGGGCCGAGACGCTGCCGGAGATCGAGGCGCAGCTGGCGCAGAGAGTGGCCGCGCTCAACAAG GCGGAGGAGCGTCATGGCAACTTTGAGGAGCGGCTGCGACAGATGGAGGCACAACTGGAGGAGAAGAACCAGGAGCTACAGAGA GCGAGGCAGAGGGAGCGGATGAACGACGAACACAACAAGCGTCTCTCTGACACTGTGGACAAACTGCTGTCTGAGTCCAACGAGAGGCTGCAGCTCCACCTGAAGGAGAGGATGGCCGCTCTGGAGGAGAAG AACGCCCTTTCTGAGGAACTGTCCAACATGAAGAAGCTGCAGGACGATCTGCTAGCAAACAAG GATCAGCTGATCGCAGAGCTGGAGCGTCTTCAGCTGGAGGTGGACCAGCTCAGAGCCCGACCCGGAGGCTCCTACTCCAG CCGCTCTCTGCCAGGCAGCGCCCTGGAGCTGAGGTATTCCCATGGAGGCGGGTCGCTCCCGGCCGGCTCCACCACTCACCTGGATGCCTTCGGGAACGCCTCCGGCGGGGGGGTGGGCAGGCGGAGCCACAGGGCCCGCTGGAGCACCGCCCATGAGGACTCAAGCAAG TACCCAGACTGGGAGAGCGGGGCTCTGCTGGGAACCGGGTACGAGCAGAGCATGGACGTGGGCTGCTCCGACGACGAGGACGACGGCGAGCCTCGATTTGAGCTGCTGTCCCCCAGCGGACAGACAGACGTGCAAACCCTGGCCATCATGCTGCAGAAACAGCTGGAGGCCATCAATAAGGAGATCAA GCTGAtccaggaggagaaggagaacaCGGAGCTGCGAGCCGAGGAAATCGAGAGCCGGGTCAGCGTGGCGTTGGACAGCCCGCCCACACACCCCTCCTCTTTGGGCAGAGACGGCACGGGACGGGGCTTCATCCCATCATCCATCACGTCCTCCACCCTGGCCTCCCCGTCTCCCCCCAGCTCTGGACACTCCACCCCTCGCCTGCCTCACTCCCCGGCCCGCGAGTCCGATAGACAG AACAACAAAGAGGATGATCGATCTCTTGCTCTCCTCGACTCCACGCCTCCTCCGACTCCTCGCGCGCTGCGATTGGACAGAATGACCCTCACCCACCCGGGCGCCATGCTCGACGACCCCCGGGAGTTTCGCAG CCTTTCTGCAGACGGCAGCAGCTCCAACAGCAGCCAGGATTCTCTCCACAAGTCCAGCAAGAAGAAGAGCATCAAGTCTTCCATCGGCCGGCTTTTTGGGAAGAAGGAGAAAGGACGGCTGGGCCAACCTGGGCGTGATGAATCTGCCTCTCTTG CGTCTACGCCCTCTGAAGACCTCGGATCTGGAGACGCAATGGGGATAAACAAGACGGGAACTCTTGGTCCGGCAGATAAGGACCGTCGCAGCAAAAAGAA ACATGAACTTCTGGAAGAAGCTTGTCGCCAAGGACTTCCGTTTGCATCCTGGGATGGACCGACTGTTGTGTCTTGGTTAGAG CTGTGGGTCGGTATGCCCGCCTGGTACGTTGCGGCGTGTCGCGCTAACGTAAAGAGCGGCGCCATCATGGCCAACCTGTCGGACACGGAGATCCAGCGGGAGATCGGCATCAGTAACCCGCTGCACCGCCTCAAGCTGCGCCTGGCCATCCAGGAGATGGTGTCCCTCACCAGCCCGTCTGCCCCGGCCAGCACTCGCTCA TCCACCAGCAACGTGTGGATGACCCACGCGGAGATGGAGTCCCTGAACGCCGCCACCAAGCCTCCG GCCATAGTGTTGAGCATCTCCCTGTTTCTACGTGAACTGCTTCAAACTAATTACCCGTTCACTAACACACTGTTCCTCACTTTTGTCctcttttcctgctgctgctgctgctgtgacctCTCCCTCTTTTGCTTCTCCTCATTCATCCCTCCATCCGTCCACACCGCTTCTTACCTTCCCTCCCCCCCACTCCACTCGCTCcgtcttcctctctttctgcctcGTCTTTTCTCTCCGCGTTGCAGGAACTGA
- the ppfia3 gene encoding liprin-alpha-3 isoform X2: MMCEVMPTISEDGRGGGGGGGSGGSSSPAGGAGGMGGYGSRDPRSGGGGGGGGVGGGGGGGSDEGGSSGNLESLMVNMLTERERLLESLRETQDSLGTAHLRLRELGHEKESLQRQLSIALPQEFAVLTKELNLCREQLLEREEEIAELKAERNNTRLLLEHLECLVARHERSLRMTVVKRLTQSQTGVSSEVEVLKALKSLFEHHKALDEKVRERLRVALERVAVLEEELQSSSQEVVSLKEQVKRRQQGLENGKERLPNGPASILDDADIDRQREGEIERQRSELGQLKERLALMCRQVGEIEEQLTSARRELARSEEANQKLQRDLKEALCQREDMEERITTLERRYLSAQREATSLHDIKDKLENELASKESLHRQSEEKNRQLQERLDDAKQKLQQTLQRAETLPEIEAQLAQRVAALNKAEERHGNFEERLRQMEAQLEEKNQELQRARQRERMNDEHNKRLSDTVDKLLSESNERLQLHLKERMAALEEKNALSEELSNMKKLQDDLLANKDQLIAELERLQLEVDQLRARPGGSYSSRSLPGSALELRYSHGGGSLPAGSTTHLDAFGNASGGGVGRRSHRARWSTAHEDSSKYPDWESGALLGTGYEQSMDVGCSDDEDDGEPRFELLSPSGQTDVQTLAIMLQKQLEAINKEIKLIQEEKENTELRAEEIESRVSVALDSPPTHPSSLGRDGTGRGFIPSSITSSTLASPSPPSSGHSTPRLPHSPARESDRQNNKEDDRSLALLDSTPPPTPRALRLDRMTLTHPGAMLDDPREFRSLSADGSSSNSSQDSLHKSSKKKSIKSSIGRLFGKKEKGRLGQPGRDESASLASTPSEDLGSGDAMGINKTGTLGPADKDRRSKKKHELLEEACRQGLPFASWDGPTVVSWLELWVGMPAWYVAACRANVKSGAIMANLSDTEIQREIGISNPLHRLKLRLAIQEMVSLTSPSAPASTRSSTSNVWMTHAEMESLNAATKPPELKEFSWDQILAYGDMNHEWVGNDWLPSLGLPQYRSYFMESLVDARMLDHLTKKELRGQLKMVDSFHRVSLHYGIMCLKRLNYDRKELERRREDSVHQNKDVMVWSNERVMCWVQSVGLKEYADNLRESGVHGALLALDDTFDYTDLALLLQIPNQNTQARQVLEQEYNSLISMGTERRPDEDGTKTFTRSPSWRKMFREKDLRGVTSDSAETLPANFRASAISTPSVTLRKVQSDASSGARGESASVRTYSC, from the exons ATGATGTGCGAGGTGATGCCCACCATCTCAGAGGACGGCCGTGGAGGCGGCGGCGGTGGCGGCAGCGGTGGCTCGTCCTCTCCAGCGGGGGGCGCCGGCGGGATGGGAGGCTACGGAAGCAGAGATCCTCGcagtggcggcggcggcggcggtggaggagtaggcggaggaggaggaggaggaagtgatgAAGGGGGAAGCTCTGGTAACTTGGAGTCGCTGATGGTGAACATGCTGACGGAGCGGGAGAGGCTGCTGGAGAGCCTGAGGGAGACGCAGGACAGCCTGGGGACGGCGCACCTTCGCCTGCGAGAGCTGGGCCACGAGAAGGAGTCCCTGCAGAGGCAGCTGTCCATCGCCCTGCCACAG GAGTTTGCGGTTCTGACCAAAGAGCTGAACCTTTGCCGGGAACAGCTGCTGGAGAGGGAAGAGGAGATCGCCGAGCTGAAGGCGGAGCGAAACAACACACGG CTGCTCCTGGAACATCTGGAgtgcctggtggcccgccacgAGCGCAGCCTGAGGATGACTGTGGTGAAGAGGCTGACCCAGTCTCAGACCGGCGTCTCCAGCGAGGTGGAAGTCCTCAAAGCCCTCAAGTCGTTGTTTGAGCACCACAAAGCGCTGGATGAGAAGGTGCGGGAACGGCTACGGGTGGCGCTGGAGCGCGTGGCGGTCCtagaagaagagctgcagtCTTCCTCCCAAGAG gTCGTGTCTTTGAAGGAACAAGTGAAGCGAAGGCAGCAAGGACTAGAGAACGGCAAAGAG cgCCTTCCCAACGGACCGGCGTCCATCTTGGATGACGCCGACATCGACCGGCAGAGAGAGGGCGAGATCGAGCGGCAGAGATCGGAGCTGGGGCAGCTGAAGGAGAGGCTGGCTCTCATGTGCAGACAG GTTGGTGAGATCGAGGAGCAGCTGACGTCGGCCAGGAGGGAGCTGGCCCGATCCGAGGAGGCCAACCAGAAGCTGCAGCGGGACCTGAAGGAG GCTCTTTGTCAGAGGGAGGACATGGAGGAGAGAATCACCACGTTGGAGCGCAG GTACCTGAGCGCCCAGCGGGAGGCGACGTCTCTCCACGACATTAAAGACAAGCTGGAGAACGAGTTGGCCAGCAAGGAGTCTCTGCACAGACAG AGCGAGGAGAAGAACCGGCAGCTGCAGGAGCGTCTGGACGACGCCaagcagaagctgcagcagacgCTGCAGCGGGCCGAGACGCTGCCGGAGATCGAGGCGCAGCTGGCGCAGAGAGTGGCCGCGCTCAACAAG GCGGAGGAGCGTCATGGCAACTTTGAGGAGCGGCTGCGACAGATGGAGGCACAACTGGAGGAGAAGAACCAGGAGCTACAGAGA GCGAGGCAGAGGGAGCGGATGAACGACGAACACAACAAGCGTCTCTCTGACACTGTGGACAAACTGCTGTCTGAGTCCAACGAGAGGCTGCAGCTCCACCTGAAGGAGAGGATGGCCGCTCTGGAGGAGAAG AACGCCCTTTCTGAGGAACTGTCCAACATGAAGAAGCTGCAGGACGATCTGCTAGCAAACAAG GATCAGCTGATCGCAGAGCTGGAGCGTCTTCAGCTGGAGGTGGACCAGCTCAGAGCCCGACCCGGAGGCTCCTACTCCAG CCGCTCTCTGCCAGGCAGCGCCCTGGAGCTGAGGTATTCCCATGGAGGCGGGTCGCTCCCGGCCGGCTCCACCACTCACCTGGATGCCTTCGGGAACGCCTCCGGCGGGGGGGTGGGCAGGCGGAGCCACAGGGCCCGCTGGAGCACCGCCCATGAGGACTCAAGCAAG TACCCAGACTGGGAGAGCGGGGCTCTGCTGGGAACCGGGTACGAGCAGAGCATGGACGTGGGCTGCTCCGACGACGAGGACGACGGCGAGCCTCGATTTGAGCTGCTGTCCCCCAGCGGACAGACAGACGTGCAAACCCTGGCCATCATGCTGCAGAAACAGCTGGAGGCCATCAATAAGGAGATCAA GCTGAtccaggaggagaaggagaacaCGGAGCTGCGAGCCGAGGAAATCGAGAGCCGGGTCAGCGTGGCGTTGGACAGCCCGCCCACACACCCCTCCTCTTTGGGCAGAGACGGCACGGGACGGGGCTTCATCCCATCATCCATCACGTCCTCCACCCTGGCCTCCCCGTCTCCCCCCAGCTCTGGACACTCCACCCCTCGCCTGCCTCACTCCCCGGCCCGCGAGTCCGATAGACAG AACAACAAAGAGGATGATCGATCTCTTGCTCTCCTCGACTCCACGCCTCCTCCGACTCCTCGCGCGCTGCGATTGGACAGAATGACCCTCACCCACCCGGGCGCCATGCTCGACGACCCCCGGGAGTTTCGCAG CCTTTCTGCAGACGGCAGCAGCTCCAACAGCAGCCAGGATTCTCTCCACAAGTCCAGCAAGAAGAAGAGCATCAAGTCTTCCATCGGCCGGCTTTTTGGGAAGAAGGAGAAAGGACGGCTGGGCCAACCTGGGCGTGATGAATCTGCCTCTCTTG CGTCTACGCCCTCTGAAGACCTCGGATCTGGAGACGCAATGGGGATAAACAAGACGGGAACTCTTGGTCCGGCAGATAAGGACCGTCGCAGCAAAAAGAA ACATGAACTTCTGGAAGAAGCTTGTCGCCAAGGACTTCCGTTTGCATCCTGGGATGGACCGACTGTTGTGTCTTGGTTAGAG CTGTGGGTCGGTATGCCCGCCTGGTACGTTGCGGCGTGTCGCGCTAACGTAAAGAGCGGCGCCATCATGGCCAACCTGTCGGACACGGAGATCCAGCGGGAGATCGGCATCAGTAACCCGCTGCACCGCCTCAAGCTGCGCCTGGCCATCCAGGAGATGGTGTCCCTCACCAGCCCGTCTGCCCCGGCCAGCACTCGCTCA TCCACCAGCAACGTGTGGATGACCCACGCGGAGATGGAGTCCCTGAACGCCGCCACCAAGCCTCCG GAACTGAAGGAGTTCAGCTGGGATCAG ATTCTGGCCTACGGCGACATGAATCATGAGTGGGTGGGCAACGACTGGCTGCCCAGCCTGGGCCTGCCCCAGTACCGCAGCTACTTCATGGAGTCGCTGGTGGACGCCCGCATGCTGGACCACCTGACCAAGAAGGAGCTGAGGGGACAGCTCAAGATGGTGGACAGCTTCCACAG GGTCAGTTTGCATTACGGCATCATGTGCCTGAAGCGCCTGAATTACGACCGAAAAGAGCTGGAGAGGCGGAGAGAGGACAGCGTCCACCAGAATAAAG ATGTGATGGTGTGGTCCAACGAGCGCGTGATGTGCTGGGTCCAGAGCGTCGGCCTGAAGGAGTACGCAGACAACCTCAGAGAGAGCGGCGTCCACGGCGCGCTGCTGGCTCTGGACGACACCTTTGACTACACCGACCTGGccctgctgctgcagatccCCAATCAGAACACGCAG GCCAGACAGGTTCTGGAGCAGGAGTACAACTCCCTCATCTCCATGGGAACGGAGAGACGACCCGATGAG GATGGAACGAAGACGTTCACCCGCTCGCCCTCCTGGAGGAAGATGTTCAGGGAGAAAGACCTCCGGGGCGTGACCTCCGACTCCGCCGAGACGCTGCCCGCTAACTTCCGTGCCTCAGCCATCTCCACGCCCTCCGTCACCCTGAGGAAGGTTCAGAGCGACG CTAGCTCTGGTGCCCGGGGTGAATCTGCCTCAGTGAGGACGTACTCCTGTTGA